Proteins encoded together in one Verrucomicrobiota bacterium window:
- the aroB gene encoding 3-dehydroquinate synthase has translation MSLEKIELCLGDCSYEITLGNKWLSAFIEGLGEIQEAVVISDSNVSECMWFKELIKSLSTHVLKFKSFTIEAGEKSKSIDVFGQLCSGLAQEDFTRKTKVFAIGGGVVGDLAGFVAASYLRGVELIQIPTSLLAMVDSSVGGKTGVNLPEGKNLVGAFYQPATVWIDLQTLETLPRREVAAGMAEIIKYGMIWDKDLFEEVRNGVPEDLQSIISRCIKIKAEIVEADERETSGKRALLNFGHTVGHGLEQLTGYGKLLHGEAVAIGMMAAATISQEHLGLSQSEVDALKKAIKSNDLPSSFEGISYESLKCAMARDKKATAQGLRWVLCPRIGQSAVYDDVSEGVVRKAVEQISEVAAT, from the coding sequence ATGAGCCTTGAAAAAATTGAGTTATGTCTAGGGGATTGTTCTTATGAAATTACCCTAGGAAATAAATGGCTGAGTGCTTTTATAGAGGGACTTGGTGAAATTCAGGAGGCTGTAGTCATTTCCGACAGTAATGTCTCAGAATGCATGTGGTTTAAAGAATTAATTAAATCTCTTAGCACTCATGTATTAAAATTTAAATCCTTTACGATTGAGGCTGGCGAAAAATCTAAATCGATTGATGTTTTTGGACAGCTTTGTTCGGGGCTAGCGCAAGAGGATTTCACTAGAAAAACAAAAGTTTTTGCTATCGGAGGAGGGGTGGTGGGCGACTTGGCGGGTTTTGTGGCTGCAAGCTATTTGAGAGGTGTAGAATTGATCCAGATCCCTACCAGTTTATTAGCCATGGTAGATAGCAGTGTAGGAGGAAAAACAGGAGTCAATCTGCCAGAGGGCAAAAATCTAGTAGGTGCATTCTACCAACCAGCTACTGTTTGGATAGATTTGCAAACCTTAGAAACCCTTCCTAGGCGTGAAGTAGCGGCGGGCATGGCTGAGATCATTAAATATGGCATGATTTGGGATAAAGACTTATTTGAAGAAGTCAGAAACGGGGTCCCAGAAGATTTGCAATCCATTATTAGCCGGTGTATCAAGATTAAGGCTGAAATTGTAGAAGCAGATGAGCGAGAAACTAGTGGAAAGAGGGCGTTATTAAATTTCGGTCACACAGTCGGACACGGCTTGGAGCAGCTAACAGGCTATGGAAAATTGTTACATGGAGAGGCCGTAGCTATTGGCATGATGGCTGCTGCAACTATCTCCCAAGAGCACCTAGGGTTGAGTCAAAGTGAGGTAGATGCCTTAAAGAAGGCAATCAAGTCTAATGATTTACCATCTAGTTTTGAGGGAATTTCTTATGAGTCTTTGAAGTGTGCTATGGCGAGGGATAAGAAAGCCACTGCTCAAGGGTTGAGATGGGTCTTATGTCCTAGAATTGGTCAATCAGCGGTATATGATGATGTAAGTGAGGGGGTAGTGAGAAAAGCCGTTGAGCAAATTTCTGAAGTTGCTGCTACTTGA
- a CDS encoding ABC transporter substrate-binding protein has product MKTLTVMAVCNVIATMSLWALDIETRSLDELYAEALKENGEFVLRAGGDKPDQIDYYLDKFKARFPKLKVTHSVDVSLNHAPRYDNARAAGGKKNVPDVIQFQTLHDFEYYKEHGLIEPYKPKHWDAVFPDHKDPNGYWTSMYGVTFSNYSNPEVLGDIESPRDALDYLNPALKGKLILTYPHDDDAVLYQFWHLKEQYGWDYLEKLVANDPKWVRGTAWPYEAINKGWYGASFTTFWSFEPLPNQKTKFQIPEKDFFLTWFQTAAIPTQAKNKGAAKLYMNWMLSEEFQGTWLQFPVRYDIEAPGGYKSVLYHNTSPGDFRRWMMRRNLVERFRLQMRQLIGEAEGPTPVNIDYSVKP; this is encoded by the coding sequence ATGAAAACCCTAACTGTTATGGCTGTGTGCAACGTGATAGCGACGATGTCTTTATGGGCTTTAGATATAGAAACACGATCACTAGATGAACTGTATGCTGAGGCTTTGAAAGAAAATGGTGAATTCGTACTGCGCGCTGGCGGCGATAAGCCTGACCAGATTGATTACTACCTGGATAAATTCAAAGCACGTTTTCCCAAGTTAAAGGTAACCCATAGCGTGGATGTGAGCCTAAATCATGCCCCGCGCTATGATAATGCGCGTGCAGCAGGCGGTAAGAAGAATGTGCCAGATGTGATTCAATTTCAAACGCTTCATGACTTTGAATATTATAAAGAGCATGGCTTGATCGAACCCTATAAGCCGAAGCACTGGGATGCGGTCTTCCCAGATCACAAAGACCCGAATGGATACTGGACGAGCATGTATGGCGTGACTTTCAGTAACTATTCGAACCCCGAAGTGTTGGGTGATATCGAAAGTCCTCGCGATGCCTTGGATTATTTAAACCCCGCGCTTAAAGGTAAGCTTATTTTGACGTATCCGCATGATGATGATGCGGTACTATATCAATTCTGGCATTTAAAAGAACAATATGGCTGGGATTATCTTGAGAAATTAGTGGCGAACGATCCGAAATGGGTGCGCGGCACAGCATGGCCGTATGAAGCGATCAATAAAGGCTGGTATGGCGCAAGCTTTACGACGTTCTGGTCGTTTGAGCCGTTGCCCAATCAAAAGACCAAGTTTCAAATTCCAGAGAAAGATTTTTTCTTAACGTGGTTTCAAACAGCGGCTATCCCTACACAGGCTAAGAACAAGGGTGCTGCAAAGCTTTACATGAATTGGATGTTATCCGAGGAGTTCCAAGGCACATGGCTTCAATTCCCTGTGCGTTATGATATTGAAGCCCCAGGTGGATATAAATCCGTTCTGTATCACAACACCTCACCAGGCGACTTCCGCCGTTGGATGATGCGTCGTAATTTGGTAGAACGCTTTAGATTGCAAATGCGTCAGCTTATCGGTGAAGCCGAAGGGCCAACCCCCGTTAATATCGATTATAGTGTCAAGCCTTAA
- a CDS encoding helix-turn-helix domain-containing protein, whose translation MNKIDNTPNCPVANTLRVFAGKWKPEILWQLSQTDRLRFNELQRAVGGVSAKMLAQQLQELLRDGLVNRIQLETIPPHVEYQATPLIKTLKPLFDILEQWYVDNGVVVQKANKKYDTENSP comes from the coding sequence ATGAACAAAATAGATAACACACCAAATTGTCCCGTCGCTAACACCCTGCGCGTCTTTGCAGGAAAGTGGAAACCAGAAATCCTCTGGCAACTTAGCCAAACGGATCGCCTGCGTTTTAATGAATTACAGCGCGCAGTCGGGGGCGTGTCAGCCAAAATGCTTGCGCAACAACTGCAAGAGCTGCTGCGAGATGGGTTGGTCAATCGTATTCAGCTTGAAACCATTCCGCCTCATGTCGAATATCAAGCTACGCCCTTGATTAAGACATTAAAGCCTTTGTTCGATATCCTAGAGCAATGGTACGTGGATAATGGTGTGGTGGTGCAAAAAGCCAATAAAAAATACGATACTGAAAACTCGCCATAG
- a CDS encoding DEAD/DEAH box helicase yields the protein MSLASNALEALQSLVLPDEWQLEAIAGLRDRNDVIVDAPTGAGKTYIFEKFIDTANLNRQAIYTVPTRALANDKYMEWLAKGWRVGIATGDLAVDTEAPILVATLEAVQGVAFRKPLPALLVIDEYQWLGDEARGNHYEGVLLSLPREVRLLLLSGSVDNPEAVGHWLVRLGRKVLIVRHEERPVPLEVYDIDSLARTVPLAVEGFWTKRLAGALREGLGPILVFAPHRADAERLARQAARQLPQPDPLVLSNEQRRLAGSKLHRLLEQRIAYHHSGLTYSQRAGLIEPLAKAGQLRLVYSTLGLSAGINFSLRSVLITATQYMRQQVPVNIMPHELLQMMGRAGRRGLDQIGYYLYSQNSPRKLDARPMQLQRAKVLPWAILLRWLSQGESLANATDRFARGLFIKGNFDLGYDVNEIRREADFPCGNLNPTARARLVRRKRRPFKMCKACTLRKECSSLEPKATLIWQWVRTGLLTRNLQLTNRGKVAALFLGPEGLAVAAALEDEKYPIDDLVFELANLFGGERFCESESRWGGRLAIVCEKAYKRFSVEGYLQWGVPVHYGAGASEVIEKIFYGEKRKGQLKGEFAGVGDIDRLLTEWRSLLRQIIHAPELDLVRWRELQEKAKLCLSHEVSMINPTYQPLTEQQTRHVDHRLRWR from the coding sequence ATGAGCTTGGCTTCAAATGCCTTAGAAGCTTTGCAGTCGCTTGTATTACCTGATGAATGGCAGTTAGAAGCGATAGCAGGTCTTAGGGATAGGAATGATGTCATTGTCGATGCGCCAACCGGGGCAGGCAAAACATACATTTTCGAAAAATTTATAGATACCGCAAATCTCAATCGCCAGGCCATTTACACCGTACCGACAAGAGCTTTGGCTAACGATAAATACATGGAATGGCTAGCTAAAGGGTGGCGAGTGGGCATAGCGACAGGGGATTTAGCGGTTGATACAGAGGCTCCTATACTTGTTGCAACTTTAGAAGCAGTCCAAGGTGTTGCATTTAGGAAACCTTTACCAGCACTCTTAGTTATCGATGAATACCAATGGCTAGGAGACGAAGCTCGTGGAAATCACTACGAAGGAGTCTTGCTATCACTGCCAAGAGAAGTTCGGCTATTACTTCTAAGCGGATCAGTAGATAACCCTGAAGCAGTGGGCCATTGGCTGGTAAGGTTGGGCAGGAAAGTTCTCATTGTGAGACATGAGGAGCGTCCAGTTCCTCTGGAAGTATACGATATTGATTCTTTAGCCAGAACGGTCCCTTTGGCTGTGGAAGGTTTTTGGACTAAACGTCTGGCGGGTGCTTTGAGAGAGGGGCTAGGGCCCATATTAGTTTTTGCTCCGCATCGGGCCGATGCAGAGCGTTTAGCTAGACAAGCCGCGCGACAGCTTCCCCAACCCGATCCTTTAGTTCTTAGCAATGAACAAAGGCGTTTAGCAGGTAGTAAACTCCACCGCTTACTAGAGCAAAGGATAGCTTACCACCATAGCGGATTGACCTATTCACAGCGCGCGGGCTTGATTGAACCTCTAGCTAAAGCCGGGCAGCTTCGGTTAGTTTATTCAACGTTAGGACTAAGCGCCGGGATTAACTTTTCGTTAAGATCTGTCTTGATTACTGCGACGCAGTATATGCGTCAACAGGTGCCTGTTAATATCATGCCTCATGAATTGCTACAAATGATGGGGCGCGCAGGTAGGCGTGGACTAGACCAGATTGGTTACTATCTTTATAGTCAAAATTCTCCAAGGAAGCTCGATGCTCGTCCCATGCAATTGCAAAGAGCAAAGGTTTTGCCTTGGGCTATTTTGCTAAGGTGGCTTAGCCAGGGGGAAAGTCTCGCCAATGCTACAGATCGCTTTGCAAGGGGACTTTTTATCAAAGGGAATTTTGATCTTGGGTATGATGTTAATGAAATAAGAAGGGAAGCGGATTTTCCATGCGGGAATCTTAATCCTACTGCTAGGGCACGCTTAGTTCGAAGGAAAAGACGTCCCTTTAAGATGTGCAAAGCTTGCACGCTAAGAAAAGAATGCTCCTCCCTAGAACCGAAAGCAACTCTGATATGGCAATGGGTCAGGACGGGCCTACTAACCCGCAACCTTCAATTAACGAATCGTGGAAAGGTGGCAGCATTATTTCTTGGACCTGAAGGTTTGGCTGTAGCTGCGGCATTAGAAGATGAGAAGTATCCCATTGATGATTTAGTCTTTGAACTAGCAAATTTATTTGGAGGAGAGCGTTTTTGTGAGAGTGAGTCACGTTGGGGTGGACGTTTGGCTATTGTATGCGAAAAGGCCTATAAGCGTTTTTCTGTAGAGGGTTACTTGCAGTGGGGCGTACCAGTTCACTATGGTGCCGGAGCCTCAGAGGTCATTGAAAAGATCTTTTATGGTGAAAAGCGTAAGGGACAATTGAAAGGTGAATTTGCTGGGGTTGGGGATATTGACCGCTTGCTTACGGAGTGGCGAAGTCTATTGCGGCAGATTATACATGCGCCAGAGTTAGATCTGGTTCGGTGGAGGGAGTTGCAAGAAAAAGCAAAGCTGTGTCTTTCCCATGAAGTAAGCATGATCAATCCTACTTACCAACCATTAACTGAGCAGCAGACTCGCCACGTAGACCATCGTTTGCGTTGGAGATAA
- a CDS encoding chemotaxis protein CheA — protein MSEEQALEKIDQLLSQFATEIVLTEPNNSAGQLPLRDILFTLQGSTAGNDEYSDFYAIATEAINRIDALLDVLKDFSEEDIIFLNECLGKLKNLLRIKKGLEPDEGFVSPSNEGATSPTEMPAIGAPGGEPQEETSPDTSAFEQNPVDANPFPEEKVEEGNPFEQNPVSTSPEPAPSPEPPEPEAPAATEPEEPQEEPVLEFDPDEDQELIVEFINEANEHLQNIELGVLELETNPKNEETLASIFRAFHTFKGTSGFLNLVPIKNLAHELESLLDLARTNQLDITQREIEVILKGGDTLREFVTEIEAQINGSKAQEPFTRPTLGLIREVKAILNGEAPPPPSTPASTADPDPTSEPLQAGAPETTVDAEATPSSASSNQESKEALVEAQSSQPSPNETQPVKAEEAPKKESKAPEAKASEQPAQASKQAQNQATAPRQALNNAVVKVDTLKLDSLFDLVGELVIAQSLVAQDPNIMDMNNQRISRNLNQLSRIVNDLQKTVMSIRMVPIRATFQKMTRVVRDIAVKQGKKVSLTMSGEETELDRTIVDELADPLLHMVRNSIDHGIESTEERKASNKNEEGTVQLNAYHQGGNIVIEIVDDGKGLDRDKILEKAIERGLARPDEELSDDEVFKFIFNPGFSTAEQVTDISGRGVGMDVVLRNIEKLRGKIEISSAVGKGTTFSIFLPLTLAIIEGLIVKVASHKYIIPTLSVRESFRPENNLISTVHERGEMVNVRGRLLPLIRLYDFFGIQDANMNPDESIIIVIETGHQQKCVLVDELVGKQEVVIKSLGEHFSSARALSGAAILGDGQVGLILDASALELQGRN, from the coding sequence ATGTCAGAAGAGCAAGCATTAGAAAAAATTGATCAGCTTCTTAGCCAATTTGCCACAGAAATCGTACTTACAGAGCCCAATAACAGCGCAGGACAATTACCTCTTAGAGATATACTTTTCACGCTTCAGGGAAGCACAGCTGGTAACGACGAATACAGCGACTTCTATGCCATAGCTACTGAAGCTATTAATCGAATCGACGCCTTACTAGATGTCCTAAAAGATTTTAGTGAAGAAGACATTATTTTTCTCAACGAATGCTTGGGTAAGCTTAAAAATTTACTTCGTATTAAGAAAGGTCTAGAGCCTGATGAAGGCTTTGTTTCACCCAGCAATGAAGGGGCAACAAGTCCTACTGAGATGCCTGCCATCGGTGCTCCCGGTGGTGAACCGCAAGAAGAAACTTCTCCAGATACTAGTGCATTTGAGCAAAATCCTGTGGATGCGAATCCATTTCCAGAGGAAAAGGTAGAAGAGGGCAACCCCTTCGAGCAAAATCCAGTTTCTACCTCCCCCGAGCCAGCTCCAAGCCCTGAACCCCCTGAACCAGAGGCACCAGCTGCCACGGAACCGGAAGAGCCACAAGAAGAGCCCGTCCTAGAATTTGACCCGGATGAAGATCAAGAACTGATTGTAGAATTTATCAATGAGGCCAACGAACACTTGCAAAACATCGAGCTTGGCGTACTAGAGTTAGAAACCAATCCAAAGAACGAAGAGACTCTTGCCTCTATTTTCCGAGCATTCCATACTTTTAAAGGAACATCCGGCTTTTTAAATCTTGTTCCCATTAAGAATTTAGCTCATGAACTCGAGTCTCTACTTGATCTTGCAAGAACAAATCAACTAGATATTACTCAACGAGAAATAGAGGTCATCCTTAAAGGTGGCGATACTCTTCGTGAATTTGTTACTGAAATTGAGGCTCAAATAAATGGGTCAAAAGCACAGGAACCCTTTACTAGACCTACCTTGGGACTTATTCGGGAAGTAAAGGCCATTTTAAATGGAGAGGCTCCACCGCCGCCAAGCACTCCTGCCTCTACTGCTGACCCAGATCCAACAAGTGAACCTTTACAAGCCGGCGCGCCAGAGACTACCGTAGACGCCGAAGCCACACCATCATCCGCCAGTTCCAACCAAGAATCTAAAGAAGCACTGGTAGAAGCTCAAAGTTCTCAGCCTAGCCCAAACGAAACACAACCCGTAAAAGCAGAAGAAGCCCCTAAAAAAGAATCAAAAGCACCAGAAGCTAAAGCCTCCGAACAACCCGCTCAAGCTTCCAAACAAGCCCAAAACCAAGCAACTGCCCCAAGGCAAGCCCTAAACAATGCTGTTGTAAAAGTTGACACCCTCAAATTGGATAGCCTCTTTGACTTAGTGGGTGAGCTTGTCATTGCCCAATCGCTTGTTGCACAAGATCCTAACATCATGGATATGAACAACCAGCGTATATCGCGCAATCTCAATCAATTGAGTCGTATTGTCAACGATCTTCAAAAGACTGTCATGTCGATCCGCATGGTTCCAATCCGTGCCACTTTCCAAAAAATGACTCGCGTTGTTCGGGACATTGCCGTCAAACAAGGCAAAAAGGTATCTTTAACCATGAGTGGAGAAGAGACCGAACTAGACCGCACCATTGTGGACGAACTTGCAGACCCTTTACTCCATATGGTTAGAAACTCTATTGACCATGGAATTGAATCTACTGAAGAAAGAAAAGCTAGTAACAAAAACGAAGAGGGCACTGTCCAACTAAATGCTTATCACCAAGGCGGCAATATTGTTATTGAAATCGTTGATGATGGTAAGGGCCTAGACCGTGATAAAATTTTAGAGAAAGCCATCGAACGTGGTCTGGCCCGTCCTGATGAAGAACTTTCTGACGATGAAGTATTTAAGTTCATCTTCAATCCTGGTTTTTCAACTGCAGAACAAGTCACGGATATTTCGGGTAGAGGCGTTGGTATGGATGTCGTCCTTCGGAATATTGAAAAGTTACGGGGCAAAATAGAAATCAGCTCTGCAGTTGGTAAAGGCACTACTTTCTCTATCTTTCTTCCACTTACTCTTGCTATCATCGAAGGCCTTATTGTTAAAGTCGCCTCCCATAAATATATTATTCCTACACTTTCGGTTCGTGAGTCATTTCGCCCAGAAAACAACCTCATCTCTACAGTCCATGAAAGAGGTGAAATGGTCAACGTCCGTGGCCGGCTTCTACCTCTCATAAGACTCTATGATTTTTTTGGTATCCAAGATGCCAACATGAATCCTGACGAAAGCATCATTATTGTCATCGAAACTGGTCATCAACAGAAATGCGTGCTTGTCGACGAACTAGTAGGAAAACAAGAAGTAGTAATCAAGAGCTTAGGAGAACACTTTAGTAGTGCAAGGGCACTTTCCGGAGCGGCTATTTTGGGAGATGGTCAAGTAGGTCTTATATTGGATGCATCTGCTTTGGAACTACAAGGCCGAAACTAG
- a CDS encoding MFS transporter has product MHFLRTKLAMMMFAQFFIWGAWYVTAPNYLSQIGFTGADFGWTYAVGPISGMFTPFFVGMIADRFYASQKLLGALHLAGSALMLLATWFMKTGSEPYTINIIFFTYTLTYFPTLSLTAAIAMKHTDANKDFPIIRVFGTVGWIIAGLIISWLTWDRSINMFYLAAGSAFVLGVLSFFLPHTPPASSEEKVSVGQIFGIDALVLLKNRSYLIFLISSFLICIPLAFYYQLASRVVELNELPIAQTMSYGQMSEILFMLAMPLLLKRLGIKRMLLIGMSCWVLRYALFAMGASTEVTWMIIGGILLHGICYDYFFVTGQIYTDKMASEKIRTQAQGLLVFVTLGAGMFTGAKLCGYIETINTSEIAIEYSQKVQALSAQIESVQSNPVASSEQLAVLQTQLSQNRKKELQSLNWKNIWGIPAIMALVVLIFFALLFRDKKKGTP; this is encoded by the coding sequence ATGCACTTTCTTCGTACCAAACTAGCCATGATGATGTTTGCTCAATTCTTTATTTGGGGTGCTTGGTATGTTACCGCTCCCAATTACTTGAGCCAAATAGGATTCACTGGAGCAGACTTTGGATGGACCTATGCTGTTGGTCCCATCTCGGGGATGTTCACTCCCTTTTTCGTAGGCATGATTGCCGATCGCTTTTACGCGAGTCAAAAACTTCTTGGTGCCCTACATCTAGCAGGCAGTGCCCTAATGCTACTTGCTACTTGGTTCATGAAGACTGGCTCTGAGCCTTATACCATTAACATCATTTTTTTCACGTATACCCTCACCTATTTCCCAACTCTCTCACTCACCGCCGCCATCGCCATGAAGCATACAGATGCGAACAAAGATTTCCCCATCATACGAGTCTTTGGAACCGTCGGATGGATTATCGCAGGTTTGATCATCTCCTGGCTCACCTGGGATCGCAGTATCAACATGTTTTACCTTGCGGCCGGCTCGGCCTTTGTTCTGGGGGTCTTAAGTTTCTTCCTTCCACATACACCTCCAGCTAGCAGTGAAGAAAAAGTCTCCGTCGGGCAAATCTTTGGAATCGACGCCTTGGTTCTACTTAAAAACCGTTCCTACCTCATTTTCCTAATCAGCTCTTTCCTCATCTGTATCCCACTCGCCTTTTACTACCAACTGGCTAGTCGCGTAGTGGAGTTAAATGAACTGCCTATAGCTCAGACGATGTCTTACGGACAAATGTCAGAGATTCTTTTCATGCTCGCGATGCCCCTATTACTCAAACGCTTGGGGATCAAACGGATGTTACTTATCGGCATGTCGTGCTGGGTGCTACGTTACGCACTCTTTGCCATGGGAGCTTCTACAGAAGTCACCTGGATGATCATAGGTGGCATTCTATTACACGGTATCTGCTACGACTACTTCTTCGTCACTGGGCAAATCTACACCGATAAAATGGCATCAGAAAAAATCCGAACCCAAGCTCAAGGACTACTTGTTTTCGTAACCTTGGGTGCTGGTATGTTCACGGGAGCTAAACTTTGTGGCTATATCGAAACAATCAACACATCAGAAATCGCTATAGAATATAGTCAGAAGGTGCAGGCTTTATCTGCGCAGATTGAAAGTGTCCAAAGTAACCCAGTAGCTAGTAGCGAACAACTCGCCGTCCTGCAAACGCAACTCAGTCAAAATCGTAAAAAAGAGCTGCAGTCACTCAACTGGAAGAACATCTGGGGCATTCCAGCCATTATGGCCCTGGTCGTGTTGATCTTTTTTGCATTGTTATTTAGAGATAAGAAAAAAGGTACTCCTTAG
- a CDS encoding aspartate kinase — translation MALVVQKYGGTSVGTTEKIRHVAERVASCRAEGNQVVVVVSAMSGVTNRLIKMAAEVSDAPSDREMDMLLATGEQTTIALTAMALHSLDVPAISLTGAQAGIVTDGVHSKARIANITPTRIHELLDAGNVVIVAGFQGQTMQGQITTLGRGGSDLSAIALAAVIDADLCQICTDVDGVYTADPRVVKDARKIPEISYEEMLEMASLGSKVMQSRAVEFASKFSVIFEVKSTFNDNQGTIVKEETASMENVVVRGVSVEKNQAKVTIAGVPDKPGEAAKLFSNIARANVNVDMIVQNVSVENNQTDITFTFNKADMSVLKEIAGAFSNEIGARDLVIEEGVAKLSVVGIGMRSHSGVAAGLFTALADKGINIQMISTSEIKISVVVDEASADEAAKATHERFSLQLEKPIEV, via the coding sequence ATGGCATTGGTCGTTCAAAAATATGGTGGCACATCTGTTGGCACTACAGAGAAAATTCGGCACGTCGCTGAGCGAGTTGCTTCGTGTCGTGCAGAAGGGAATCAGGTAGTTGTGGTGGTATCTGCTATGTCTGGTGTCACCAACCGCTTAATAAAAATGGCGGCTGAAGTGTCTGATGCTCCGAGTGATCGTGAAATGGATATGCTACTTGCTACAGGCGAGCAAACAACAATCGCTCTGACAGCCATGGCGCTGCATAGTCTGGACGTCCCTGCTATTTCTTTAACAGGAGCCCAAGCCGGTATTGTAACAGACGGGGTTCATTCCAAGGCAAGGATTGCCAATATTACGCCTACAAGAATTCATGAGTTGCTCGATGCAGGAAATGTTGTCATTGTGGCAGGTTTTCAAGGACAGACTATGCAGGGGCAAATTACAACCCTTGGGAGAGGTGGTTCTGATCTTTCTGCCATTGCTTTGGCAGCCGTTATTGATGCGGATCTATGTCAGATATGCACAGATGTTGACGGTGTTTATACCGCTGATCCTAGAGTCGTCAAAGATGCTCGCAAGATTCCAGAGATTTCGTATGAGGAAATGCTAGAAATGGCGAGCCTAGGCTCAAAGGTCATGCAATCCAGAGCCGTTGAGTTTGCTAGTAAATTTAGTGTTATATTCGAAGTGAAGTCTACATTTAATGATAACCAAGGAACGATCGTGAAAGAAGAAACAGCAAGTATGGAAAATGTCGTGGTGCGTGGCGTGAGTGTTGAAAAGAACCAAGCTAAGGTAACCATAGCTGGAGTTCCGGATAAGCCAGGTGAGGCTGCTAAGCTATTCAGCAACATTGCTAGGGCAAATGTCAATGTAGACATGATTGTACAAAATGTCTCTGTAGAGAATAACCAAACAGATATTACTTTCACTTTTAATAAGGCAGACATGAGTGTTCTGAAAGAAATTGCCGGGGCATTTTCAAATGAAATAGGAGCCAGAGATCTTGTCATTGAAGAAGGTGTCGCGAAGTTATCGGTGGTGGGGATTGGAATGCGCAGTCATAGTGGAGTTGCTGCTGGCTTGTTTACAGCCTTAGCGGATAAAGGTATTAATATTCAGATGATTAGCACGAGCGAAATCAAAATTTCTGTAGTGGTAGACGAAGCCAGCGCCGATGAAGCGGCAAAAGCTACCCATGAGAGGTTTTCTCTTCAGCTTGAAAAACCCATAGAGGTTTAA
- the larE gene encoding ATP-dependent sacrificial sulfur transferase LarE, with protein sequence MESLSDKEKKLQEILMQLEKPLIAYSGGVDSSFLLWSAWQALPNKTLGILADSPSLARSEKEAAQAFAKDHQIPIEIIQTQELKDPDYAANPLNRCYFCKHELFNRMQQFALDKGYSKICYGENLDDLAQERPGNLAAKKFQILAPLRQAGLKKQDIRALARKASLTVSNKVASPCLSSRIVYGIRVTPERLQQVEAAEDILRREGFRILRVRHQGHAALLQVSPQETAKLLRPSLQKKLTPMLQEIGFREIHFDPEGYRGASLESIPETENLKL encoded by the coding sequence ATGGAATCTTTGAGCGACAAAGAAAAAAAGCTCCAAGAAATTTTAATGCAACTTGAAAAGCCTCTTATTGCTTACTCCGGAGGAGTAGATAGTAGCTTTTTGTTGTGGTCAGCTTGGCAGGCTCTTCCAAACAAAACCTTAGGCATACTTGCAGACTCTCCTAGCTTAGCCCGTTCCGAAAAAGAGGCTGCTCAAGCATTTGCCAAAGATCATCAAATTCCTATAGAGATTATCCAAACCCAAGAGCTCAAAGACCCTGACTATGCTGCAAACCCACTAAACCGCTGCTATTTCTGCAAGCATGAGCTTTTCAACCGCATGCAACAATTTGCTCTAGATAAAGGTTATTCAAAAATCTGCTATGGAGAAAATTTAGACGACCTAGCACAGGAACGTCCCGGAAATCTTGCTGCCAAGAAATTTCAAATCCTTGCTCCGCTTCGTCAAGCGGGCTTAAAAAAACAAGATATTCGAGCCCTAGCCAGGAAAGCTAGTCTCACTGTATCTAACAAAGTGGCATCACCCTGCCTATCCTCGAGAATCGTCTATGGGATTCGCGTGACGCCGGAAAGACTGCAACAAGTAGAAGCTGCAGAAGATATTCTGCGCCGAGAAGGTTTCCGCATCTTGCGTGTCAGACACCAAGGCCATGCAGCACTCCTGCAAGTATCTCCACAAGAGACTGCCAAACTTCTTCGACCCTCCTTACAAAAAAAACTAACACCTATGCTGCAAGAAATCGGTTTTCGAGAAATTCACTTCGATCCTGAAGGCTATCGAGGCGCTTCTCTCGAATCTATCCCTGAAACTGAGAACTTAAAATTGTGA